One Rhinolophus ferrumequinum isolate MPI-CBG mRhiFer1 chromosome X, mRhiFer1_v1.p, whole genome shotgun sequence genomic window, TAGAAATAGCAGCTGATGTCATATTTAGGGTATGACATATTTAGGGAATGAATGTAGTAGGCAGTTAGGGAAGACTTTTCACGGTCTATGAAAAAATGTTAAGTGTAGCAAAAATTCAGTTTCATGAACAGCCAAAATGGATTCTGGTCAGCAGACAGAGCACACCTTTATGGAGGAGAGTTTGTGTAGCTCTGGCTTCAGGTAGGAGATGAAGATCCAGGAAAGTAGGCAGTCAAATACAGGGAGGTCTAATACTAGGGAACTGGAGCCCAGAGACAAGAAACTAGATGGGATGATTGGTAAGAACCAAGAGGAACCTTGATCATGGAGGGAGTTTGGTCCTAAGAGCCATGGAATTGGAAAAATATGGGGAAGTAAGACTGAGGCCAATGTCTTAGAACTGGAAGACAAAGCTCAATTAACTAGGCCGAAGTTAATTGAGAACCAACAATTAAAGTGGCCTAACTCTGAGCCTGAGGTTGGATCATAGCTATAGGAACAAAGATGATATGGTTGCCAGCACTGAAATTCTGCAGAAACAGAGTGGCCACAATATTTCTTACATATAGTCTCACTTCAGCAATTGTGATACTCCAAGAATTATAGTTTTATCTTATGGTACAACTTCAGTTACATAggccaaaaagaaaatgccattaCAAATGGTCAACATAATGACGCTGCATCATCCCCATTACACTTTGGCTTTTATggaataaaattctttatttttgtctcactTTATGATTTTGGCAAAGACCAAGTAGTGTagtaaaagtgaataaatatacaAGAAGAAAAGATAAGTGTAGACAAAACAGGATGGACTTGAAAGATAAGGAATATAGTATGTCATATAAAAGCAAGAATATAGAGGGGATGGTGTGGCCTCATTGTATTCATGTAATGGTGAAGTCATCCTTAAATTTTCAATCAACAAGGTAGAGGAAACTTTTGAGACTGCAAAGGGACTCCTAATGCTGAACACTAAGAGATAATGTTGATAGAAAAGCCACCTCTCAAATTTTGTTGGTGAAACTTTTACAGTAGTCTATTCATATGTATCCTTTGAAAGCCGACACATTTGCTTAAAGGTAATAGGAAGTGGTAATGATAGATCAAATAAATTCACTGCCCACAAAACCTCAAATTGGTGGAACTTCTTGGAGACAGATACTCCAGTAGTGCCTAACACATTGTAGATATtctataaatacttattaaattgaATGGTGTATGGCAatctatatattgaaaatatctgGAGCAGATTTGAAATTGTGAAAGTAGAAGATTCAGAAGGAATTTAGATGATCTTTCAAAGAGGATTCTTGAATAAGGCATTTTAGTTACTGTGATGTGTCAACTTCTCTAGACTATAGTACttagttatttaatcaaacaccAATCTAGATGTTGCTATAAagatattttgtagatgtggttaaCACCTGCAATCAGTTGATTTTCAGTAAAGATTACCCTGATAATGTgggtggacctcatccaatcaACTGAAAGGCGTTAGGAGCAAACAACTAAGACttcccagaggaagaagaaattctgctgtTAGAATTTATTATCAACTCATGCCTGAAATTGCTGGCTTGCCTTATGGACTTCGGACTTGCCAGCCCCCCCAACTGCAGGAGCCAATTCCttgaaataattctaaataaataaaattctttgaaaaaatatgtctTACTGGTTtcgtttttctggagaaccctgaatGATACAGTTATTTACTAGAATAAAATAGGAGCTTTGGCATAGAATAGTATGTGCTACAGAGATTTAAAGTCTTTTTGAAATGATATTGTCTCTCCAGTCTTTTAAATATTGGACTTGCTTCCTGTCACATATGGGACTATATTGacttatttccttattgatttatttaatgacATCGTTATCTGAAATCcattttgtcaaaatttattttatttatgcttcatCATTTTAACTCCTCCTGAGATGTTTTTCTGtcccttcagttttctttttatattttgacaaTCTAAATATCCCAAAACTGTCTTTAATCAATTTGAGGACagaaccattttattttcttatttttaaaaagcatttaaaattaacaGCATCCTGTATACTATTGCTAGCACGTTTTGAACTTCCTTGACATTTCTGACGTCCTTTCAAAGGTATCCTTTCCTATTTTACTCATATTGAAGATTGTTTTGGCCAAGTtatatatgacaatttctgtgatagttaattttatttatcaacttGACTAGGATGCTCAGATAGCTGGGAGTGTCTATGAGGGTGTTTCCAGAGGAGATTAGAATTTAAATCTGTAGACTGAGTAAAAACGATCACACTTAACAATGTGAGTTGTCATCATATAATCTCTTGAgtgctcaaatatttttttaaaaggcagaggaAGGTCGAATTCACTCTCTCTACTTAATCTGCAATATCTTTCTGCTGCCCTCTGCATTGGTACTCCTGGTTCTCGGgtctttggactcagactgggaCTAACACCATGGGCCCCCAGTTATCAGCCTTTCAGACTTGAACTAGAACttcaccaccagctttcctggacAGCCAGCCTGCATATAGAAGATTgtgggatttctcagcctccctaatcatgtgagccaatccctcataataaatctcgtctctctctctctctctctctctctctctctctctctctctctctctctctctctctgtctctctcatatCTCTATCCtattcattctgtttctctggagaactctgagtAATACAGTTGTCAAAAGACCATGGATACAGATGCACGTGTGGGTAGGTGAAGCAATGTGGTGTTATGAGTCTGTGGAAGTGCTCTTTTGATGGCTAGTAAAATAGGAAGTAAGAGAAAAGTTAGGATGGGAAAGTGATGTTGGGAGTTTGAGGAGAGAAAAAGTATGAAATAGTAACttagaaaattaagaaagttaAGGGACAGGAGACCTATAGAGCAATTGACTGGCAGCGTTAAGGGCCCAAATGAGGTTCATGGTCATTAATTTAAACTGAAATTAGTCATGTGGTGTGTATTTGCCTCCAGCTAAGTTTAGATATATGGATTTAGGCTCCTTGAGGTGTATTTGGACTTACCCAGAGTTATGATTTTTCCATGGAAGCAATACAAAGTGAGAGAGGGGCAGGATACTGGAGGGTATATGAAAAGAAGTGATTGTAAAGAAAGAGCATGATATTTAAATTAGGGAAGGAAAGTAGAGAAAACAATAAGAGAGAGGGGGATGGTGAAATCTGGTAAGATCAATGGATTGGAGATTCAGGTGAGGTTGAAAGAAGTACCAAAAGGAGTGAGCTGGTTCAGTACCAAAAGGAGTGAGCTGAAAAAAGAGGAGGTGATTGTCACAGAGAGGAATGTTTGAAATTGACATTATAAAGGGATTGCTATAATCGCAATGACAAGGCCTAGGGTTATGGCCATGCCAGTGAGTAACTGAGGTGGGGTCAAGGGCAATGTCATGGAGGAGAAATATTCAAGGAACTGAAGGAGCCAGTGTGTCAGAATTATCATTCTTGAGCTCACCGGGAATTAAGACAAGACTATCACTTTTGAGACTGACTGTGTTGCAGGAgctaaaatatttgagaaataaggTGGGGGGTGACTAAAGTTTGCTAGATGACAACAATAATGAAGGTTAGTCAGTGATACACTCTGTCAATAGCTGGAAGTTttcagggaggtgggagaggaatGGTCTAAAGGGAGCAATGAGAAGCAAGGATGACATTTACCCAAACTTCAGTCTCTGTGGTACAATGGTGGTAAGAGAGAAATCATCTCCTCTTGAGTGGGCTTCAGGGGACACAGAATCCTCAGGGAAGAGCCTGATTTCTGTTAGGGGAAGACAATGAAGGGCACATTCAGAGAAGAGGTTGAGGATATGGAGAATTATCGAGGGGGCATTGTGTCTGAGGAGTAGGGGAGGGGCTCGTGAAGTAAACTAAAGAGGGGATGTGGTCACAGCCTTATTGAGGTTAGAATGTGGTAGTTGAGGGATGTCTGGGGATCTTGGGATTCTTGTGGTGACTGGTACAAATGGGGATAAACATCATCATTGGATGAGTTCTGATGGATTCAGGGCAGGTAGGGGCTGCAGGATTTTGAAGCTTGGGCTAGGGAGGGGGAGGGAATTGGGGCTTCCTGTCAACCCCTAGTGATGTGGAAATTCAGTCATACACCCATGGCACTGGTTCACACAATGCTACATATTGCTCCTGGAAGCAGAGATCACATAAATCTGTAGTGATAGAAAAATGGGCTAGAAACTACACTTGACATTCAGGATACGACTACTGCTGGGAAGTGGGAAGCTGAATGAATGGCCTTGGGGCCCGAGGCAAGGATGCCTCgatttttctgtaatgtttttattcctaaaagaagaaaaagtaaatatagcCAAATGTTAGCAATATTCAAATCTGGGTGGTGGAAACACTggtgtttattatatttaatgcCTGGGACATAATATCCCATAATgaatattatttgttgaatgagtctGCCTTTCTCCAACAGACAAAATTCCCAAATTAACGCAATGTGCTACAAGAACATAGAAAAGATAAtggagagaggtggggaagggtTGAGAAATCCTTGTAGAGAGTGATTGGTGATCTATGTAGAACTCTACCACCATACATGAGCCATATGGAAAATATGGGTTGACACTAAAGACATAGCCCTACTCCATTTTACCTTAATGCTCTAAGGTTCTGGGTGAGTATCCAGAAAATGACATTGAAGATTTAGTCCTTTCAAGTAACTACTGGATCCTCACTTTTCTCCCCCAACATAGACACTGGGTGGTGCTGCTATCCGAAACATCTGCTCTATCATGGATTTATTATTTCAATCTACAAACTGGTACGTATTTATCCCGTGTCCCCTACGGGCCAAGCAAAGTACTAGGGATcaggatataaagatgaatagcTTCAGTAGATTCTCGTCTGATTACCTTAAACTGGCTACCACCATGTCCGGTGGGTGAGAAAATcgaaaatgtgacttttttttcccaatgtgaAGTTTTTACTACAAGATAGCTATAGAGATCTTGGTGCCGTGGACATGCcaagatgaaacaaaataaaacacaaaaacaaaactaaaaatgtcaGGGTGAGTTAGTATATTCTACTcaattataagagaaaaataggTTGGACTAAGCAATCGTTATTGTAAGTTGCTTATGACTGAGTAAAGATACCTAAGCAACTGTATTCCTTTAGTCTTGCTTTAAATggttttacagtttttcttttttttttaattaaaatttattggggtgaaaatggttagtaaagttatgtatgtttcaggtgtactattctgtaatacgtcatctatatatcacattgagtgTTGAAAATGTGACTTTTACATAGGAGAGCAGCACTGTCACTGATATGTCCAGCTGTGGGGGTGAATGATCCTGAACTGCTACCGTCTCCATGAGCACCCCTCCTCCATGACCTGGCCAAAGATTAGAACAGATAACACAGCATCGCTTCCAAATCATTGTTTGGTCCTCGCAGCGTATTTAGGCCCCTATGTTTATAAAAAGCCAAGAGAGCCTGACTAGGGCTCCTTCAGCTTGAATCTCGGAGTTCAGACATTCAAAGCTAACTGGGCAAGAAGTGTCTTTGTCTTCCTCAGCGCCGCCTTCTGCGCGCGATGCCGAGTCCTCCCGAGTTGGTCCCGAGACCTGAGGAGGCGGTCCGCAGAGCGACTTGTCCGCTGTGGCTGCAGGTCCCAGGCTGTGAGGACTGGGAGCTTGGGGACCTTCCCGAATGGGCCCTTGGTGGCTGGCCTTGCGCTCTCTCCCCTCCCGTGGCCGATAGGTGAGGATGGGCGTCCGATTAGGatgatagttattttaaaatataagcaaagtGCTGCCAACAAACTGGCCTTTGCGCCAAGCCCTGTTATTTATTTGAAGTCCCTGTTTCTCACCTTTGGAGATTGGCGTCTGATCGCTGGTCATAGGAGGGTCTTAGGGTGACCTCGAGGGAAAGGAGGTATATTCGGAACTTCTGGCTGCTTGGGGCCTTGCCATTCAACCCTGGGCACTAGATGTGCATTAAAACCTCCAGGTTGGGGTCAGGCACGCGCATGAGAGCTCTGTTCGCATGAGAGCTCTGTTCTCGGGTCTCTGGGGTCTCCTATTGTCTCTGCGCGACAAACTGAGTGGTCACAGGGCACCTCATTTCCTAGCTTCATCTCCTCGCCTCTCCCTCTGTGGAGAAAAcgtactgaaataaaataaaaatcaactctaTTTGGTTTTATCCTATTCTGCTGAAGTCCTTGGTCCTAATTAGCTGTGCCTTCCTGCAGTGTTTACAAACCAGTGCCACAATAACGTTTAATTAGTTATAACTGGATTAAATCCCTCCCTCTcttattgtagccctgtaatcTACTGTCTTATCTATATCTGTTCTTGTGCTTTTATCTCCTCCATTTGACCTTTGCTGTGATTTTAAAAGAGACCAGCCTACTGACTCGGTTTCAGAGCATCTTGATTTCTAGTGCATCCCGATCCAATGGCATTTACTGCCTATCAGAAATGGGACAATAATGGGGAATTCAAAACATTCTAATAAAAACACGACTTTTCTAAGATATgtgctgttttcttgttgaaaaTCTGAACgtaaaatacacattaatatTAAATGTGAGAATTTTTGGCTATGATCCCTTAGTATGATAATAGTtctgtcagttaaaaaaaatatattttcagtctttcttttagTCAAAATGAGTGATAAGGCAGACTTGTCTGAAGTAGAGAAGTTTGACAGGTCAAAACTGAGGAAAActaatactgaagaaaaaaatactctccCCTCAAAGGAAAGTAAGTCATGGGATGGGGGGTAAGAGGATGGTTTCTAGTGGTGAAAACAATGGTGAACTTTCATAGTTTCAGTAAATAAACTATTTCTAGTAATTTTTGCCACAAagtaagaaataattataatactacTATATTTAATGCAACAGTGAAAAATATCAAATAGCTGTCTTCTTACTTAGGTTATATAAGTGGTTCTTATATGATAGACCCAAGAAGTAATGGGGgaataaaaaactaatttttttgcTGGAAAATTACTAAAAGTCGCATTACGACCAATCTTGGAATATTggaaaaattttagttttgtctACTTTATGGTTATTTGGCATTTTCAGCATCTAGCAATTTGAATCCATGATCTCATTCCTAAAGAACCACACAGACTGCAGTTTTGGCTTTCTCTACCTGATGACAAGAGGCAGAGAACAAGTTTAGATCTGGGGTGCATTCAAGGCTTCCAGACTTAAGGGATTAGTTTTGCCCTTGGGAGTTACAGCCTGATGGAGAAACCATGCATATTCACAAAACTGATGGGGACTTTTTGTCATGTCAGTGTTATTTGAGAGTTCCAAAGTTAGTCAAAATTGTCTGAAAGGATGTAACTTgctaattaccgtgtttccccgaaaataagacctatctggaccatcagctctaatgtgtcttttggagcaaaaatgaatatattatattaaattaatatatattaatatattaaattaatatattatattaaaataagacccagtcttattttaatataatataagaccaggtcttatataatacaatatagtataagaccgggtcaatataatataatataatataatataatataatataatataatataatataatacaatataataccgggtcttatattaatttttgctccaaaagttgcattagagctgatggtccgtcgaggtcttattttcggggaaacacggtatatagtgATAAACAAGTCTGAGGGAAATACTTCACTTGCTCTTCAGTCTCAGAATAACCTATAGCAAAATGGTAAGAGCATAGACCTACCtctcaaaagggggaaaaaaaacacagttggTATAGATTCTAATGAATGTTCAGCTGGCTAActtgcagacacacacacacacacacacacacacacacacacacacacacacacacaccagacgaTTTGTGGTTAGTGCCTTGGCATTCTAAATTTAAAGCAGGTATGACAGCCTTCAGTGACTTGGCAAAGAGCTCTTTTGGGAGGAACAACTTACACTTAGGAAAACAcgcttttaatgatttttttggtgtgctttgttttcctccccAGCTATCCAGCAAGAGAAACAGTGTGTTCAAACATCATAAAATGAGGATCTTCTCCCAAGATCAAATTTCAACATTGCCTGAGTGTCTTGGTTTAAagcttgtttttttctgtaaatctttctccaatcatctatcgaaggacactggttgtttccatgtcttggccaccgtaaataaagttgcaatgaacatcggagcacatatatctttacagataaatgttttcagattttttgagtagatacccaggagagagattgctgtgtcatatggtaattctattcttaattttttgaggaacctccacactgccttccacagcggctacaccaatctgccttcccaccaacagtgtatgagggttccttttcctccacagtctccccaacaattgttactatttgtcttgttgatgacagccattctaactcgtgtgaggtgacatctcattgtggtttttatttgcatttctctgatgattagtgatgttgaccattttctcatatgtctattggccatttgtatgtcctctttggagaaacgtctattcaggtcctctgccaattttcctttttgtagGGTTGTGTATATAAGTTTTTTATGAGTTtaaggtgcacaaaacaatgtaatagttagacatttatcatttatatccctcacactgtcaAGCCCcatccccccatccactatctctctgacatcgcacacagccattacatttccactgtctctattcctaatgctttataccacttcttgtaactatatatatatatatatacacttgtagttgacattcattattgttcatcttcaggtata contains:
- the TMSB15A gene encoding thymosin beta-15A, whose translation is MSDKADLSEVEKFDRSKLRKTNTEEKNTLPSKETIQQEKQCVQTS